TCGGCGGGCGGAAGCCTTCGGTCCACAGCTTGAAGTGGTGGATCACAGCTTCCATGCTGTGGCCCAGCTCGGAGCGCGGTGGCGGAACGTACTTCCGGTTATTCGAACGGAAGGGGCCATTCGGCAAGTTTTTCACGGCCTGGTTCAAAATGCGCAGGCTCTGGCGCAGCTCTTCGACGCGGACCATATAACGATCGTATACGTCGCCGTTGCGCCCGACCGGCACATCGAAGTCGAACTGGTCATACGCGCTGTACGGGATCGCCTTGCGGATGTCCCAGGCGACGCCCGATCCGCGCAGCGTGGGGCCACTGCAGCCCAGCGCGATCGCGTCTTCCGCCGAAATAAACCCGATACCCTGCGTGCGGTCGCGCCACAGCGGGTTGTTCGTCAGCAGCGTCTCGTATTCGTCGATCCGGCGCGGGAAGTCGTCCAAAAAGCCGCGCAGGGTTGGCAGAAAGTCCGGCGTGATGTCGCGCCAGACCCCGCCAGGGCGAATGTAGCTGGTCATCATGCGCTGGCCGGAGATCATCTCGAACATGTCGAGAATGCGCTCGCGCTCGCGGAAGCAATAGAGGAACAGGCTCATCGCGCCGATGTCCATCGCGTGTGTGCCCAGCCACACGAGATGGCTGTTGAGGCGGGTCAGTTCCGCGCCAATCACGCGCAGGTACTGGGCGCGCAGCGGCACGTCAAGCTCCGCCAGCTTCTCAATCGCGAGGCAGTACACAAGGTTGTTGCCCATGTTATTGAGGTAGTCCATGCGGTCAGTCATGACCAGGGCGCCCTCATACTTCTTGGATTCCATGTTCTTCTCGATACCGGTGTGCAGATAGCCGATATCGGGAATGCAGTTCACAACCGTCTCGCCATCCAGTTCAAGCACGAGGCGCAACACGCCGTGCGTACTGGGATGCTGCGGTCCCATGTTGAGGACCATGGTCTCGCCGGACAGCGCGCGCTCGCTGACGAGATTCTTCAGCGGCTCAAGCGGTGCTGCCCAATCGTATTCTTCTGACACAGTTGTCATCACACACTCGCTTCCAATGTCGTGTTACTTTTGGGCCAGCGGCTTGTGCTTGGCAATTTCGTCATAATTGAACGAGAACTGCACGGTTTCGTAGCCGAGCGGATAGTCTTTGCGCAGCGGGTGACCTTCCCAATCGTCCGGCAGCAGAATGCGGCGCGGATCGGGGTGCCCGGTAAAGGTGATCCCCAGCAGGTCAAGGTACTCGCGCTCCTGCCAGTTCGCCGCCGGATAGACCGGCGTCACGCTGTCCACCACCGGATCTTCCCCCGGCAGCATCAACTTCAGGCGCAGCGATGCGTTGCGATTCATGGAGTATAGGCTGTATGCGAGGCCAAAGCGCGGCTCCGCCGGGTAATAATCCACACCTGCCACATCCGACAGGAAGTCATATTCCAGCCCTTCCGTGTCGCGGCAGTACCGGCAGATATCAAGCAACCGCTCGCGAGAAACGATGACCGTCGTGTCTCCCCGGAAGACCTGCACATCCTCGATCGCGTCGGGGAAAGCAGATTTGAGCGCGTTTACAACCGAATCTAGCTCAGGCATAACACTCTCACCTGTCCGTTCCAAACCGTTACCAGAGCGCAAGCGCAGCCAGACGGCTACGCGTTCTCTTTCTCGAACCAGTAAGCGTACCGCTCTTGCTTCACGCGTTCATGCAGGGTGATGATCCCGTGAATGAGCTGTTCCGGGCGCGGCGGGCATCCTGCCACGTACACGTCGACCGGGACAATCTCGTCCACACCCTGCACCAGCGCATAGTTGTTGAAGACGCCGCTGCATGATGCGCAGTCACCCATGCTGACGACCCACTTAGGATCGGGCATTTGATCGTATAGCTGGCGCAGGACCGGGGCCATCTTGCGAGCCACCCGCCCCGCCACAATCATGAGGTCGCTCTGGCGCGGACTGGGCCGGTTCAGTTCCATGCCAAAACGCGACATATCGTAATTCGATGCTTGCGTGCTCATCATTTCAATCGCACAGCACGCCAG
This window of the Aggregatilinea lenta genome carries:
- a CDS encoding NADH-quinone oxidoreductase subunit C; this encodes MPELDSVVNALKSAFPDAIEDVQVFRGDTTVIVSRERLLDICRYCRDTEGLEYDFLSDVAGVDYYPAEPRFGLAYSLYSMNRNASLRLKLMLPGEDPVVDSVTPVYPAANWQEREYLDLLGITFTGHPDPRRILLPDDWEGHPLRKDYPLGYETVQFSFNYDEIAKHKPLAQK
- a CDS encoding NADH-quinone oxidoreductase subunit B, whose product is MGVGQKLGDLGVVTVRLEDAVNWARTNAMWPMLFGLACCAIEMMSTQASNYDMSRFGMELNRPSPRQSDLMIVAGRVARKMAPVLRQLYDQMPDPKWVVSMGDCASCSGVFNNYALVQGVDEIVPVDVYVAGCPPRPEQLIHGIITLHERVKQERYAYWFEKENA
- the nuoD gene encoding NADH dehydrogenase (quinone) subunit D; this translates as MTTVSEEYDWAAPLEPLKNLVSERALSGETMVLNMGPQHPSTHGVLRLVLELDGETVVNCIPDIGYLHTGIEKNMESKKYEGALVMTDRMDYLNNMGNNLVYCLAIEKLAELDVPLRAQYLRVIGAELTRLNSHLVWLGTHAMDIGAMSLFLYCFRERERILDMFEMISGQRMMTSYIRPGGVWRDITPDFLPTLRGFLDDFPRRIDEYETLLTNNPLWRDRTQGIGFISAEDAIALGCSGPTLRGSGVAWDIRKAIPYSAYDQFDFDVPVGRNGDVYDRYMVRVEELRQSLRILNQAVKNLPNGPFRSNNRKYVPPPRSELGHSMEAVIHHFKLWTEGFRPPKGEVYVRVESPRGELGCFLVSDGSPRPWRAHFRTPSFIHLSALPAMSQGYMIADLVGIIGSVDIVLGDSDR